In Cicer arietinum cultivar CDC Frontier isolate Library 1 chromosome 1, Cicar.CDCFrontier_v2.0, whole genome shotgun sequence, one DNA window encodes the following:
- the LOC101499108 gene encoding protein RGF1 INDUCIBLE TRANSCRIPTION FACTOR 1-like — protein sequence MAIGMDMMSVPWLEKLLAMTTFFTACEVHFNKTKNECNKFCLDCNDRALCGSCIKSGHKDHRVIQIRRSSYNEAVKTTDIYKHVDILGIQTYVINSSTVVFLNKRARTQPKRNNRVGKCYSSDSLCRICERNLVDTSFFCSLACKLAWIKENDGFFVSAKEREELEKLLEESIKVSPAKEKAKLVEQNRKRKLEGDEEDQERENEEVSEENEEDEEKDEEESVLSSIRPPGSLRKPNSRRKGIPHRAPFF from the exons ATGGCAATCGGAATG GATATGATGTCGGTACCTTGGTTGGAAAAATTGTTGGCGATGACAACATTCTTCACAGCATGTGAAGTTCATTTCAATAAGACCAAAAATGAGTGTAACAAGTTCTGCCTTGATTGCAATGACCGTGCATTATGTGGATCTTGCATTAAATCGGGTCACAAAGATCATCGAGTAATCCAA aTAAGGAGATCATCTTATAATGAAGCTGTTAAGACAACGGATATTTACAAACATGTGGATATTCTTGGAATTCAAACATATGTGATTAATAGTTCAACAGTTgtattcttgaacaaaagggCTCGTACACAACCTAAGAGGAATAATAGGGTTGGTAAATGTTATAGTAGTGACTCTCTTTGTAGGATATGTGAAAGAAATCTCGTCGACACTTCTTTCTTTTGCTCTTTGGCTTGTAAG CTTGCATGGATAAAAGAGAATGATGGCTTTTTTGTGAGcgcaaaagaaagagaagaattGGAAAAACTACTTGAGGAATCCATCAAAGTATCACCTGCAAAAGAAAAAGCCAAATTGGTCGAACAAAATCGAAAACGAAAACTGGAAGGAGACGAAGAAGATCAAGAGCGGGAAAATGAAGAGGTTTCGGAAGAAAacgaagaagatgaagaaaaagaCGAAGAAGAAAGTGTACTTTCTAGTATTCGTCCCCCAGGTTCACTTCGTAAACCAAATTCAAGAAGAAAAGGAATACCTCATAGGGCACCTTTTTTTTAA